The nucleotide window TGCTGCAAGCGGAAGGCGTAAATGCCCTCGGCCTTTCCGGCGCCGATGGCAACGCCATCCGGGCTGTCAAGCGCCCCGTCAAGGACATTGACTATGGCTTTGTGGGCGACCTGCCCGTCGATGCGGTAAACGCAGAATTGATAGGCCAATTGCTGGAAATGCACCTCACGCCTGTGTTCTGCGCCATTACTCACGACGGCGCGGGCCAGCTGCTCAATACCAACGCCGACACCATTGCCAGCACCCTGGCTCAAGCTTTGGCCGTGCAGTACGAGGTGGAGCTGCACTTCTGCTTCGAGAAAGACGGCGTGCTGCGGGATATCAAAGACGAAGCCTCCGTCATTCCGCAAATCACCGCCGCCGAGTATCAGCAGCTCAAAGCCGAGGGCGTCATTGCAGCCGGCATGGTGCCCAAGCTCGACAGTGCCTTTGCCGCCCTGGAAGCCGGCGTCGAGCGGGTGGTCATCGAAAACGCGCTACGCATCAACGAGCCGGTAAAAACGATTCTATGCCGGAGCTAACCGACCCGCTGACCGAAGAAGCCATTGCGCTGCTGCAACAGCTTATTCGCACGCCTTCCTTTTCGCGGGAGGAAGACCGCACCGCCGATTTGCTGGTGAATTTTCTGCGGCATAATGGCGCCAAGCCCCAGCGCGACGCCAACAACGTGTGGGCAGTGTCGAAACGGTTTGACGCCGCTAAGCCGACCATCCTGCTTAACTCCCACCACGACACCGTGAAGCCCGGCGCTTCCTGGACCTACGACCCTTTCGGGGCCTTAGTGGAGGGTGACCGGCTGACCGGCCTGGGAAGCAATGACGCGGGGGCTTCGGCGGTGAGTTTGCTGGCTACGTTTCTTTATTTCGAGCAACAGGAAACTGCACCGCCCTTCAACCTGATCTGCGCTATCACGGCCGAGGAAGAAGTATCGGGCACGAATGGTATCCGCCGGCTACTGCCGCTGCTGCCGAAGATTGACCTGGGCATTGTAGGTGAGCCGACGCAGATGGATCTGGCCGTGGCCGAAAAAGGCCTGGTCGTGCTCGACTGCGTAGCGCACGGCCGCACCGGGCACGCCGCCCGGGAGGAAGGTGAAAACGCCCTCTACAAAGCCCTTGACGATGTGCAGCGCCTGCGCGAATTCCAGTTTGAGCGGGTGTCGGAGCTGCTGGGCCCGGTGAAGACGACCGTCACGCAGATGCAGGCCGGTACCCAGCACAACGTTGTGCCCGACCGGTGCAGCTTCGTGGTGGATGTGCGCACCAACGAGCTGTACACCAACCCGGAGGTGGCGGACATTGTGCGAGGCCTGATCGGGGCCGACGTTACCCCACGCTCCACCCACCTCAACTCCTCGCGCATCCCGCTCACGCACCCGCTGGTGCAGCGCGGACTAGCCCTGGGTTGCCGCACGTTCGGCTCCGTCACGCTGTCCGACCAGTCGATGATGCCCTTCACCACCGTCAAAATCGGCCCCGGCGACTCGGCACGCTCCCATACCCCAGATGAGTACATTCTGCTCAGCGAAATCCGGGCGGGCGTACGGGGCTACGTGGAGTTGCTAGCGGGCCTTGAGTTGACCGTTTAGGCGTTTTCGAGGGCTGCTATGTCGATTTTGTGCATCTGCATCATGGCGGCCATCTTGCGCTGCATCTGGGCCGGGTCGGAGCTGCGCAGGAGTTGGAGCATATTGGCCGGCGTGATTTGCCAGGAGACGCCAAACCGGTCTTTCAGCCAGCCACAGTCGCCGGGCTCCCCGCCATCGGCCGTGAGCTTGTCCCAGAGCGTATCGATTTCGGCTTGGTCGGCACAGCTTACCGATAGCGAGATGCCGGTACTGAACGTGAAGTATGGTCCTCCGTTCAGGGCCACGTACTTTTGCCCGGCCAGTTCAAACTCAACCGTCATTACGTTGCCGACCGGCATGTATGTTCCGGCGGTGTAGTGCGTCAGGCGGGTGATTTTTGACTCCGGGAAAAGGCTGGTGTAGAGCTGCGCCGCTTCTTCGGCCTGGTCGTTGAAAGTCAGGAACGTGGTTATTTTCTGCATGGCGGCTGGAGAGTTGCTAAGAACTGAAGTAAAGGTAGGGAGCCGCCCCACCCTGATACGAGGCCGAAAACGACAAAAAACAGGCAGTTTGCGAGGCAGTAGCTCCTGGCAGCTCCTGCCGCCACACGTAGTACCCATTCCCGGCCGAGGCCGGAAACATCATAAGTCAGCGCATGAAAATCTGGGATAAAGGCATTGCCGTCGATAAGAAGATTGAACAATTCACCGTGGGCCGCGACCGGGAGCTGGATATGTACCTGGCGCAGTTCGATGTGCAGGCCTCCAAGGCCCAGGCGAATATGCTGGCCGGCGCGGGTTTGATTTCCGGGGAGGAAAACCAGCAGTTGCAGCAGGGCCTGCAGGAGCTGGCCGCCCAACTGGAAGCCGGCACGTTCACCATCGACGAGGACTTTGAGGATGTACACTCCAAAATCGAGTCCTACCTGACCGAACACTACGGCGACGCGGGCAAGAAAATCCATACCGCCCGCTCCCGCAATGACCAAGTGTTGACTGCCATTCAGCTATTTCTCAAGGACTACACCCAGCGTGCCGCCGCCCGCACCCTGGAGCTGGTGGAGGTGCTGCTGCAGAAAGCCGAAGCCCACAAAACCGACCTGATGCCGGGCTACACCCACTTTCAGGCGGCCATGCCCAGCTCCTTTGGGCTGTGGTTTTCGGCCTACGCCGAGCACCTGTTGCTGGACTTAGCTCTGTTCGAAGCCGCCCACACCGTAGCCGACCAGAACCCGCTGGGCTCAGGGGCGGGCTTCGGCTCGTCCTTCCCTATCGACCGGCTCCAGACCACCCAGGAAATGGGCTTCGGCAGCTTAGCCGTGAGCAGCGTAGGCGCCCAGATGCTGCGCGGCAAAACCGAGAAAACCGTGGCCTTCGCCCTAGCCGGCATGGCGGCTACGCTCAGCAAGATGGCCTACGACCTGGTACTCTACAACGGGCAGGACATGGCCTTCGTGGAGCTGCCAGCGGCTTTCACGACAGGCTCCAGCATCATGCCGCACAAGAAAAACCCCGACGTGTTCGAGCTGATACGGGCCCGCTGCAACGCTCTGCAGGCTTTGCCCAACACGCTGATGCTGGCCACTGGTAACCTGCCCAGCGGCTACCACCGCGACTTCCAGATTCTGAAGGAAATCCTCTTCGAGCCGATGACACAGTTTCTTAATATTCTGGACATCGTGCTGTTTGCGTTGCCCCAGCTGCGTATCAAGCCCGACCTGCTCAACCAGCCCAAGTACGACGCCGTGTTTACCGTCGAAAACATCAACCAGCTTATTCAGGCCGGGGTACCCTTCCGTGAAGCTTACAAGCAGGTGGGCCGCGCCGTGGAGGATGGCTCCTACGTGCCGCACAAGCAATTTCAGACCACTCATCTGGGCAGCGTGCATAACCTGGGATTGGAGGAAATCCGGGCGAAGGTGGCGCGGTTCCAGGCCGGGAGCCGATTACTTGCTTCTGCGCAATCGTAAAACTACTAGGAAAGCAAAGCAGGTATTCGGCTGAATGGCCGGCAGCAATTGTACTAGCCGCTTAGTTGGCGCGTTAGGCCAATTCCGGTAATTTTCCGGCTGGCGGCGCAAAAAAACCAGCGTATTTAGCGCATAAGCCCGAACTTGCGGGCTTACTGCAACCCGTAGCGTTTCGGCAATGCTTGCGCCCCACGTTTCCTTAACCTGAATTTTTCCATGAGCACCCGCAAACAGCATATTGCTCAGGTGGCCTTGCACCTATTTGGAGAAAAGGGCTACGAGAATACCTCTACGCAACTGATTGCGAAGGCCGCCGGCGTCTCGGAAGCACTTATTTTCAAGCATTTTGGCTCCAAGGACCAGCTGCTGGAGTTTGTCGTGAAGAATGGCTACAAGCGCATTATCGAGGACAACCGCGGTGGCCTGAACGAGCCGGATCCGCTTACTTTCATCCACAGCGTAATTGAGCTGCCCTACAAGCTGGTGAAGGATGAACCCTTCTTCTGGAAGCTGCAGTACCGCCTCGCCGACTCCGAAATGGCCCGTCAGCAGCACGAGCGGTTTATGCGCCCCGTGCCGGCCCTGCTGCGGCAGGCGTTCGGCAGGCTAGGCTACCCCGACCCCGAAAAAGAAGCCAAGCTCCTGCTGATCCTGGTAGAAGCTCTCTGGAAAATCGAAGCCAACAAAACCGACGAGAACGTACGCGAAATGCTCGATTTTATCAAGCAGAAGTATCAGACGCAGTAGATAGTTTGCACAATCTAAACGATGGTCATTCTATGGCAAAGAGGCTGATCGTCAATATTTGCTAAGGCTAAAAACCTCTAGTGTTTAGGCAGCCTTTTATAAGGCTTGTATACTAGCCATTTTTCTTGCAACGGCTCTAAGTCTTTTAATAAGACTGCAAAGAATGCTGCCCGAGCCTTGTTATTTGATTTATCTAATGCATAATGAATACCCTCCACACTTTCAACTACATACATCTTTTTATTGAATTCAACAAAGGCTATATCCGCAATTAATGGATTGGCCGGCGGCATAAATTTCAAATTATCTTCAGACTCTCGAATAAATATTTTTAAAAAATCTGTTTTACTAATAAAATTTTGCTCAGTCCCCAATATAGGTTTTGATATAGTGGAATCCGTTATCTGAATCACATTCATTTTGTTATTTTCTATCCAAATAAAATATGTTATTTCTTTACCTTGTTTTTTTGTTAATAAAGCTAAAGTTAAATAATATTCTTTAACATTTTTCAAACTATCCTGATAATATTTGATTATTTTATGATCAAAATAATAAGGAAAATATTTCGCATGATTATTCTGACATTTTGCATTTAATGCCGTAGCTATTATTAAAAACATCAAGCTATATTTCAAACAATTGGCTTTATATTTCATGATTAACATTTAAGTTTATATTCCTTTTTATTAAAAAAATCCAAAACTTATTAATTATTGCTATAAGCACTAATTTCATCATAATACTTTCTGACGTACCTTTTCAATTTATATATTACCTTATCATGCTTGTACAGAAGGTCGTAAGTATTAATGGTATTTATTACAACAAAATCACTCCTGATAATTTTCTTTACTGATTTTTCACTTCTAAGAGCTTTTCTCTTGGTTGAAGAATACACAGATGCCCGTACGTGCTGGTAGCATGAACAAACATCTCCTTCAAATTTAAAAAAAGTGACAAAATAAATTTCTAAACCAAACCTAATATTGAAGATAGATTTCTTTATATTTTCATCTACCGCGCAATATTTTTTAAAATTACAATTAATGTAATTATTATTTTTGTATATTGCTAATTCACTACTATCTCTCCCCGCATATTCCTTATACATATTAAGACCTCTGCAACAATTCATTAATTCAATCCCACTTGTTTCTTTTTTCAAAATTGCGGCATACCATATTGTATTATCAACTGAAATTTCAGAAGAATTTCTAAAATACTGTTGAGAAAGCAATAAACTATTCTCAATGTTATTATGCTCTTTACTATAAATATTTATTACATATCCATCAATACTCTGCCCAATTGTTTCGATTGAACAAAGTACAAGAAAATAAAATAATAGTAAAATATATTTCATTTATTCATAACTTTAAAACAATTACATTCTACCCGCACTTTGCTTGCACCATATCTAAATGGGGCGATGGTAAAATAGCTGGTGATTGTTATTTTGGAGCATGCTTCAGAGAACTCTCACCTGCAAGAAGTGCGGCAGCGCGGCCCTGCGCAAGAACGGCAGCCTGAAAGGCCAGCCCAAATATCAGTGTACGACCTGTCGCTACCAGGCTGTGTTTACGCCGGCAGCGGCGCGCAAAGCTGCTCAATACGCACAGGTGGAAAAGCTACTGGTCGAGCGCGTTTCGCAACGGGCCATTGTGCGTCTGACCGGCGTCTCGCGCCCCACCATTGTCAAACTGGCAAAAAAAGCGCAGCGCACACTTCCGTCCTGCCATCCGCCGAGCCGGCCACGGATGCTGGAACTGGATGAGATGTGGACCTTTGTGGGGCGTAAGAAGCACAAGATGTGGCTCTGGCTGGCCGTGGAGCGACATACGCGACGTATCGTGGCCTGGGTGCTAGGCACGCGGGGCACGGCGACGGCACGCCGCCTCTGGCAGCAACTGCCGGCCCACTACCGCACGGGCACCTGGTACTACACGGACGAATGGGAAGCCTATCGAAACGTCTTGCCTGCACTGGCGCATCGGCCCAGTGCCAAGGGGAGTGGGCAGACCAGTATCGTGGAGGCCATCAATTGCTCGCTGCGACAAAAATGCGCCGTGCTCGTCCGCAAAACCTGTTCGTTTAGCCGCTCTCCCTTGATGCACCGAGTCCGCATCCAACTCGTCATCGACGAACACAATCGGCGCATAGAAGCACAGGCCTAATCACCTACTATTTTACCACTGCCCTAAATGGTTGTACTGAGCTTAATCACATCATCTCTACCGTTTGGATAATCGACTCCAAAAAACGGCTAAGATATTGTAACCAAGCTCAGCACAAACCAAAGACAGAATTTTACGTGTCTTGAACCTACAGGTGAATCACCTCGCCATACGCGGCGGCAGCGGCTTCCATAATGGCTTCCGACATGGTGGGGTGCGGGTGTACGGCCTTGATGATTTCGTGGCCGGTGGTTTCGAGCTTGCGGGCTACCACCACCTCGGCAATCATTTCCGTCACGTTGGAGCCAATCATGTGGGCGCCCAGCCACTCGCCGTACTTCTTATCGAAGATAACTTTCACGAAGCCGTCCTTCGCGCCACTGGCGGATGCTTTGCCCGAAGCCGAGAACGGAAATTTACCCACCAGAATGTCGTAGCCCTGCTTTTTGGCTTCTTCCTCGGTGAGGCCCACCGAGGCAATTTCCGGGGAAGCGTAGGTGCAGCCGGGAATGTTCTGGTAGTTGAGCGGCTCGGGATGATGGCCGGCAATTTTCTCCACGCAGATGATGCCTTCCGCCGAGGCCACGTGGGCCAGCGCCGGGCCGGGCACGATGTCGCCGATGGCGTACACGCCGGGCACATTGGTCTGGTAGAAGTCGTCGACGATAACGCGGCCTTTCTCCACCTTGATGCCCAGCTCCTCAATGCCGATGTTTTCGAGGTTGGTAACCACGCCGGCGGCGCTCAGCACCATGTCGCAGGCAA belongs to Hymenobacter sp. J193 and includes:
- the argB gene encoding acetylglutamate kinase produces the protein MREGLKIFKIGGGIIDDERQLRQFLRELAQVPGRKLLVHGGGKGASQMLRDLGIEPQMVEGRRITDAATLDIVTMFYAGKTNKQVVSLLQAEGVNALGLSGADGNAIRAVKRPVKDIDYGFVGDLPVDAVNAELIGQLLEMHLTPVFCAITHDGAGQLLNTNADTIASTLAQALAVQYEVELHFCFEKDGVLRDIKDEASVIPQITAAEYQQLKAEGVIAAGMVPKLDSAFAALEAGVERVVIENALRINEPVKTILCRS
- a CDS encoding M20 family metallo-hydrolase — translated: MPELTDPLTEEAIALLQQLIRTPSFSREEDRTADLLVNFLRHNGAKPQRDANNVWAVSKRFDAAKPTILLNSHHDTVKPGASWTYDPFGALVEGDRLTGLGSNDAGASAVSLLATFLYFEQQETAPPFNLICAITAEEEVSGTNGIRRLLPLLPKIDLGIVGEPTQMDLAVAEKGLVVLDCVAHGRTGHAAREEGENALYKALDDVQRLREFQFERVSELLGPVKTTVTQMQAGTQHNVVPDRCSFVVDVRTNELYTNPEVADIVRGLIGADVTPRSTHLNSSRIPLTHPLVQRGLALGCRTFGSVTLSDQSMMPFTTVKIGPGDSARSHTPDEYILLSEIRAGVRGYVELLAGLELTV
- a CDS encoding VOC family protein, whose amino-acid sequence is MQKITTFLTFNDQAEEAAQLYTSLFPESKITRLTHYTAGTYMPVGNVMTVEFELAGQKYVALNGGPYFTFSTGISLSVSCADQAEIDTLWDKLTADGGEPGDCGWLKDRFGVSWQITPANMLQLLRSSDPAQMQRKMAAMMQMHKIDIAALENA
- the argH gene encoding argininosuccinate lyase, whose protein sequence is MKIWDKGIAVDKKIEQFTVGRDRELDMYLAQFDVQASKAQANMLAGAGLISGEENQQLQQGLQELAAQLEAGTFTIDEDFEDVHSKIESYLTEHYGDAGKKIHTARSRNDQVLTAIQLFLKDYTQRAAARTLELVEVLLQKAEAHKTDLMPGYTHFQAAMPSSFGLWFSAYAEHLLLDLALFEAAHTVADQNPLGSGAGFGSSFPIDRLQTTQEMGFGSLAVSSVGAQMLRGKTEKTVAFALAGMAATLSKMAYDLVLYNGQDMAFVELPAAFTTGSSIMPHKKNPDVFELIRARCNALQALPNTLMLATGNLPSGYHRDFQILKEILFEPMTQFLNILDIVLFALPQLRIKPDLLNQPKYDAVFTVENINQLIQAGVPFREAYKQVGRAVEDGSYVPHKQFQTTHLGSVHNLGLEEIRAKVARFQAGSRLLASAQS
- a CDS encoding TetR/AcrR family transcriptional regulator, which encodes MSTRKQHIAQVALHLFGEKGYENTSTQLIAKAAGVSEALIFKHFGSKDQLLEFVVKNGYKRIIEDNRGGLNEPDPLTFIHSVIELPYKLVKDEPFFWKLQYRLADSEMARQQHERFMRPVPALLRQAFGRLGYPDPEKEAKLLLILVEALWKIEANKTDENVREMLDFIKQKYQTQ
- a CDS encoding IS1 family transposase is translated as MLQRTLTCKKCGSAALRKNGSLKGQPKYQCTTCRYQAVFTPAAARKAAQYAQVEKLLVERVSQRAIVRLTGVSRPTIVKLAKKAQRTLPSCHPPSRPRMLELDEMWTFVGRKKHKMWLWLAVERHTRRIVAWVLGTRGTATARRLWQQLPAHYRTGTWYYTDEWEAYRNVLPALAHRPSAKGSGQTSIVEAINCSLRQKCAVLVRKTCSFSRSPLMHRVRIQLVIDEHNRRIEAQA